From the Xyrauchen texanus isolate HMW12.3.18 chromosome 37, RBS_HiC_50CHRs, whole genome shotgun sequence genome, one window contains:
- the LOC127631217 gene encoding lysine-specific demethylase 2B-like isoform X1, with translation MVMSLSADDEDYDSDTAEQQRPPNRPKPKMAASTATTPTAASSSSNSTAVKLPSNRTSSGARRRRTRCRKCEACVRTECGECHFCKDMKKFGGPGRMKQSCIMRQCIAPVLPHTAVCVVCSEAGKEDTLEDEEEKFNAMLMECSICNEIVHPNCLKVKDAAGVVNDELPNCWECPKCNYAGKTGKACKQKRGPGFKYASNLPGSLLREQKAGRDGREEGDQTSSGAVSVKRKSEREETPRVKTEDLPSRLPPVLMPNGLPRPRSEVPNFLRKKRKLFDDDEEEEAASNKKKPKKPWRPEESLIPKLSQMKTEEDNSEEEEKLEKRELPRRSFKRDYSTVRKDEYHPEERREDRELFLRSLKEFSTIRKEEDQEEENEEDKEDEEEESNGKRGRDSSPALKNLSLSLESDASRCSSPRAGPSSEGSETQEKAPRARAKRHRRKPTKRQLSAELSKQLNMEIRRTEHSLANENQQPLKSEPEDSENEEPKRGLRNGTAGNGGGGGVERGRGGEGGGERPHLRAREMNGTSWELRHFYPPQITPLGLNRSLPTIRPLPARSPPKCVQMERHVIRPPPICPPPDRLPLADGRNHIAAREAWLAIFSHLSHRELCVCMRVCRTWNRWCCDKKLWTLIDLKRCKSITPLMLSGIIRRQPITLDLSWTNISKKQLSWLINRLPGLRVLQLSGCSWVAVSALCTSSCPLLRTLDLQWVEGLKDPQMRDLLSPPTDNRPGQMDTRSKLRNVTDLRLAGLDITDSSLHLIIKNMPLLSHLDLSYCNHINDQSVNLLTAVGTTTRDSLTDVNLSVCHRVTDQALSYFKRCGSICRIDLRICKQVSRQACERFIAEMSVIVPFQLQEDKLLQKLS, from the exons CAACGGCCACCCAACCGGCCAAAACCCAAAATGGCTGCATCAACAGCAACAACTCCGACAGCAGCCAGCTCTTCCTCTAATTCGACAGCGGTTAAGCTGCCTTCCAATCGAACCTCCTCTGGGGCTCGACGCAGGCGCACACGATGTCGGAAGTGCGAGGCGTGTGTTCGGACGGAATGTGGAGAGTGTCACTTCTGTAAGGACATGAAGAAGTTTGGAGGACCAGGCCGCATGAAACAGTCTTGTATTATGAGACAGTGTATAGCG CCTGTGTTACCGCACACAGCAGTGTGTGTGGTATGCAGTGAGGCTGGTAAAGAAGACACACTTGAGGATGAAGAAGAGAAATTTAATGCCATGCTCATGGAGTGCTCCATCTGCAATGAGATTGTCCATCCGAACTGCCTCAAG GTGAAGGATGCAGCTGGGGTGGTAAATGATGAACTTCCGAACTGCTGGGAATGTCCCAAATGCAACTATGCTGGGAAAACTGGAAAA GCCTGTAAGCAAAAACGGGGCCCAGGCTTTAAGTACGCATCCAACCTGCCAGGGTCCCTGTTGAGGGAGCAGAAGGCAGGACGTGACGGACGAGAGGAGGGCGACCAGACTTCATCCGGTGCAGTGTCCGTCAAGAGGAAAAGTGAGAGGGAAGAGACTCCCAGAGTGAAGACTGAGGATTTGCCCTCACGTCTGCCTCCGGTCCTAATGCCAAATGGCCTGCCAAGACCACGTTCTGAAGTACCCAACTTTTTGAGGAAAAAGAGGAAGTtatttgatgatgatgaagaggaaGAGGCGGCTAGCAATAAAAAGAAG CCGAAGAAACCCTGGAGGCCCGAAGAGTCTTTGATTCCCAAACTCTCTCAGATGAAAACTGAAGAGGATAACTCTGAGGAGGAAGAGAAGCTGGAGAAGAGAGAGCTGCCTCGCCGTTCATTTAAGAGAGACTACAGCACAGTGAGAAAAGACGAATACCATCCTGAAGAGAGGCGAGAGGATAGAGAGCTATTTCTCAGATCCCTAAAGGAGTTCAGCACTATAAGGAAAGAGGAAGACCAAGAGGAAGAAAACGAGGAAGacaaggaggatgaggaagaggagagTAATGGCAAACGAGGCAGGGACAGCAGCCCTGCACTGAAGAACCTTTCATTATCACTTGAGAGTGACGCATCACGGTGTAGCTCCCCCAGGGCAGGTCCCAGCAGCGAAGGCAGTGAGACACAGGAGAAAGCACCACGAGCCAGGGCGAAGCGGCACCGTCGCAAGCCCACGAAACGACAACTTAGTGCAGAGCTCAGCAAGCAGCTCAACATGGAGATTCGTCGAACAGAGCATTCTCTGGCCAATGAGAATCAGCAGCCGCTCAAGAGTGAACCCGAGGACAGCGAGAACGAGGAACCAAAGAGAGGCTTGCGGAACGGGACTGCAGGGaatggaggaggtggaggagtagAAAGGGGAAGAGGGGGAGAGGGAGGAGGGGAGAGGCCGCACTTACGAGCTCGGGAGATGAACGGGACATCTTGGGAGCTGAGACACTTCTATCCTCCACAAATCACCCCGCTAGGTTTGAACCGCAGTTTACCCACAATCAGGCCACTGCCCGCACGTTCCCCACCCAAATGTGTGCAGATGGAGCGGCATGTCATCCGGCCACCTCCGATCTGCCCTCCACCTGATAGGCTGCCACTTGCTGATGGGCGTAATCACATAGCAGCCAGAGAAGCCTGGTTGGCTATCTTCAGTCACTTGAGCCATCGTgaactttgtgtgtgtatgcgagtgtgcCGGACCTGGAATCGCTG gtgCTGTGACAAGAAGTTATGGACTCTTATAGATCTAAAGCGATGCAAGTCCATCACTCCTCTTATGCTGAGTGGGATAATTCGCAGACAGCCCATCACTCTGGATCTGAGCTGGACCAACATTTCCAAGAAGCAATTAAGCTGGCTAATTAATCGACTACCAG GACTGAGAGTGCTCCAACTATCAGGCTGTTCATGGGTGGCTGTTTCGGCTCTCTGCACGTCCAGTTGTCCTTTATTGCGCACTCTTGACCTGCAGTGGGTGGAGGGACTGAAAGACCCCCAGATGAGGGACCTACTCTCGCCTCCTACAGACAACAGACCTG GTCAGATGGACACACGTAGCAAACTGCGGAATGTGACTGATCTGCGTCTGGCTGGTTTGGACATCACGGACAGCTCTCTACATCTCATCATTAAGAATATGCCTCTACTTTCCCATCTGGACTTGAGTTATTGCAACCATATCAATGACCAGTCAGTCAACCTGCTGACTGCTGTAGGGACTACCACTAGAGACTCCCTCACCGATGTCAACCTTTCTG TGTGTCACAGGGTCACTGACCAGGCGTTGAGCTACTTTAAACGCTGTGGAAGCATCTGTCGCATCGACCTGCGCATTTGCAAGCAGGTGAGCCGGCAGGCGTGTGAGCGCTTCATTGCAGAGATGTCCGTCATAGTTCCCTTCCAACTACAAGAGGATAAACTGCTCCAAAAACTCAGCTAG
- the LOC127631217 gene encoding lysine-specific demethylase 2B-like isoform X2 — protein sequence MVMSLSADDEDYDSDTAEQQRPPNRPKPKMAASTATTPTAASSSSNSTAVKLPSNRTSSGARRRRTRCRKCEACVRTECGECHFCKDMKKFGGPGRMKQSCIMRQCIAPVLPHTAVCVVCSEAGKEDTLEDEEEKFNAMLMECSICNEIVHPNCLKVKDAAGVVNDELPNCWECPKCNYAGKTGKQKRGPGFKYASNLPGSLLREQKAGRDGREEGDQTSSGAVSVKRKSEREETPRVKTEDLPSRLPPVLMPNGLPRPRSEVPNFLRKKRKLFDDDEEEEAASNKKKPKKPWRPEESLIPKLSQMKTEEDNSEEEEKLEKRELPRRSFKRDYSTVRKDEYHPEERREDRELFLRSLKEFSTIRKEEDQEEENEEDKEDEEEESNGKRGRDSSPALKNLSLSLESDASRCSSPRAGPSSEGSETQEKAPRARAKRHRRKPTKRQLSAELSKQLNMEIRRTEHSLANENQQPLKSEPEDSENEEPKRGLRNGTAGNGGGGGVERGRGGEGGGERPHLRAREMNGTSWELRHFYPPQITPLGLNRSLPTIRPLPARSPPKCVQMERHVIRPPPICPPPDRLPLADGRNHIAAREAWLAIFSHLSHRELCVCMRVCRTWNRWCCDKKLWTLIDLKRCKSITPLMLSGIIRRQPITLDLSWTNISKKQLSWLINRLPGLRVLQLSGCSWVAVSALCTSSCPLLRTLDLQWVEGLKDPQMRDLLSPPTDNRPGQMDTRSKLRNVTDLRLAGLDITDSSLHLIIKNMPLLSHLDLSYCNHINDQSVNLLTAVGTTTRDSLTDVNLSVCHRVTDQALSYFKRCGSICRIDLRICKQVSRQACERFIAEMSVIVPFQLQEDKLLQKLS from the exons CAACGGCCACCCAACCGGCCAAAACCCAAAATGGCTGCATCAACAGCAACAACTCCGACAGCAGCCAGCTCTTCCTCTAATTCGACAGCGGTTAAGCTGCCTTCCAATCGAACCTCCTCTGGGGCTCGACGCAGGCGCACACGATGTCGGAAGTGCGAGGCGTGTGTTCGGACGGAATGTGGAGAGTGTCACTTCTGTAAGGACATGAAGAAGTTTGGAGGACCAGGCCGCATGAAACAGTCTTGTATTATGAGACAGTGTATAGCG CCTGTGTTACCGCACACAGCAGTGTGTGTGGTATGCAGTGAGGCTGGTAAAGAAGACACACTTGAGGATGAAGAAGAGAAATTTAATGCCATGCTCATGGAGTGCTCCATCTGCAATGAGATTGTCCATCCGAACTGCCTCAAG GTGAAGGATGCAGCTGGGGTGGTAAATGATGAACTTCCGAACTGCTGGGAATGTCCCAAATGCAACTATGCTGGGAAAACTGGAAAA CAAAAACGGGGCCCAGGCTTTAAGTACGCATCCAACCTGCCAGGGTCCCTGTTGAGGGAGCAGAAGGCAGGACGTGACGGACGAGAGGAGGGCGACCAGACTTCATCCGGTGCAGTGTCCGTCAAGAGGAAAAGTGAGAGGGAAGAGACTCCCAGAGTGAAGACTGAGGATTTGCCCTCACGTCTGCCTCCGGTCCTAATGCCAAATGGCCTGCCAAGACCACGTTCTGAAGTACCCAACTTTTTGAGGAAAAAGAGGAAGTtatttgatgatgatgaagaggaaGAGGCGGCTAGCAATAAAAAGAAG CCGAAGAAACCCTGGAGGCCCGAAGAGTCTTTGATTCCCAAACTCTCTCAGATGAAAACTGAAGAGGATAACTCTGAGGAGGAAGAGAAGCTGGAGAAGAGAGAGCTGCCTCGCCGTTCATTTAAGAGAGACTACAGCACAGTGAGAAAAGACGAATACCATCCTGAAGAGAGGCGAGAGGATAGAGAGCTATTTCTCAGATCCCTAAAGGAGTTCAGCACTATAAGGAAAGAGGAAGACCAAGAGGAAGAAAACGAGGAAGacaaggaggatgaggaagaggagagTAATGGCAAACGAGGCAGGGACAGCAGCCCTGCACTGAAGAACCTTTCATTATCACTTGAGAGTGACGCATCACGGTGTAGCTCCCCCAGGGCAGGTCCCAGCAGCGAAGGCAGTGAGACACAGGAGAAAGCACCACGAGCCAGGGCGAAGCGGCACCGTCGCAAGCCCACGAAACGACAACTTAGTGCAGAGCTCAGCAAGCAGCTCAACATGGAGATTCGTCGAACAGAGCATTCTCTGGCCAATGAGAATCAGCAGCCGCTCAAGAGTGAACCCGAGGACAGCGAGAACGAGGAACCAAAGAGAGGCTTGCGGAACGGGACTGCAGGGaatggaggaggtggaggagtagAAAGGGGAAGAGGGGGAGAGGGAGGAGGGGAGAGGCCGCACTTACGAGCTCGGGAGATGAACGGGACATCTTGGGAGCTGAGACACTTCTATCCTCCACAAATCACCCCGCTAGGTTTGAACCGCAGTTTACCCACAATCAGGCCACTGCCCGCACGTTCCCCACCCAAATGTGTGCAGATGGAGCGGCATGTCATCCGGCCACCTCCGATCTGCCCTCCACCTGATAGGCTGCCACTTGCTGATGGGCGTAATCACATAGCAGCCAGAGAAGCCTGGTTGGCTATCTTCAGTCACTTGAGCCATCGTgaactttgtgtgtgtatgcgagtgtgcCGGACCTGGAATCGCTG gtgCTGTGACAAGAAGTTATGGACTCTTATAGATCTAAAGCGATGCAAGTCCATCACTCCTCTTATGCTGAGTGGGATAATTCGCAGACAGCCCATCACTCTGGATCTGAGCTGGACCAACATTTCCAAGAAGCAATTAAGCTGGCTAATTAATCGACTACCAG GACTGAGAGTGCTCCAACTATCAGGCTGTTCATGGGTGGCTGTTTCGGCTCTCTGCACGTCCAGTTGTCCTTTATTGCGCACTCTTGACCTGCAGTGGGTGGAGGGACTGAAAGACCCCCAGATGAGGGACCTACTCTCGCCTCCTACAGACAACAGACCTG GTCAGATGGACACACGTAGCAAACTGCGGAATGTGACTGATCTGCGTCTGGCTGGTTTGGACATCACGGACAGCTCTCTACATCTCATCATTAAGAATATGCCTCTACTTTCCCATCTGGACTTGAGTTATTGCAACCATATCAATGACCAGTCAGTCAACCTGCTGACTGCTGTAGGGACTACCACTAGAGACTCCCTCACCGATGTCAACCTTTCTG TGTGTCACAGGGTCACTGACCAGGCGTTGAGCTACTTTAAACGCTGTGGAAGCATCTGTCGCATCGACCTGCGCATTTGCAAGCAGGTGAGCCGGCAGGCGTGTGAGCGCTTCATTGCAGAGATGTCCGTCATAGTTCCCTTCCAACTACAAGAGGATAAACTGCTCCAAAAACTCAGCTAG